The Clostridia bacterium sequence TTCGGCGACATCCCAGATGACATGGACGTGAGCATTCGCACGGAAGTGCTGGAGAGAATAGAGCCCAACACTATTGAACAGATGGACCCTACGATCCCAACGGGCGCTCGAGTGGTCGTGGAGAAAGGCTCACCTGGGTATCGTGTGGCGGTCGAGCGGGTAGTCAAAGTGGATGGCGCTGTGGTCAGCACTGAACTCATATCCAGAGACAGGTACAAACCGCAGTCAGCGGTAGTCAGGGTGGGTACAGGTGCACCCGCGCTCGATCTTCCTCCTGTCCAAACCCAATGAGAGCATAGGGCGGACTGCAGACCGACGAGGGCAGGCTCGATCTTCCCACCGGTCAGCAGCGGAAGACACAGTCCCATGTTACAGCATATGTATGCTGAAGGCCGAGTTCGGCGCTGGTGCGCCCATATCTGGCAAGCGGTTGAAACCGCTGCGTGGAGGCGGTCCGGAATCCGACACTATGCACTTGGCATCGAGTTCGCAGGCTTCGTGATCATGGGGTTCGTGATTGGCGCATACCTCGATTCTACTCGGGGCACGCGGCCTTGGGGTGCGATCGTTGGTTTTCTTGTAGGGATCCTAAGCGGCGCTCTCAGCGTGAAGCGGGCAGTGGATGAGATGGCAACGCGAGCTCGTAGAAACAGACGGTGAATTCGCTAGGGAATTGGCGATTTCGTCCTGTGAAGATGGACAGTCGTCCTGCATAGCGGATGATGAAAGGAAACTGGGATGAACGATCAGCAGGAATCTGGAGAGGTCAATACTGCAGAGCGGCCCGCTCGGCCATGGGCGGGCCTTTGGGAGCTGTTCCTGACCTTCTTCAGGATTGGCGCTTTTACAATCGGCGGGGGATACGTGATGGTTCCCCTCATTCAGAAGGACCTCGTTGACAAGAGGCAGTGGCTCAGTAAGGAGGAGTTCGTAGACATCCTTGCTGTGGCGCAGACTGCGCCTGGTCCGATAGCGGTCAACACATCGGTATATGCTGGATACACCCTCCGGGGGCTACGCGGAGCTATTGCATCGGTTGGCGGCTGCATATTGCCATCGATCATGGTGATCCTCGTCGTGGCGGCTGCGTTTGATCGAATATCGGCGTACCACTTGATGAAGGCGGCTTTCGCTGGGATACGTCCAGCAGTGGCGGTGCTGATCGTATCGGCCGTTCTCAAGATAGGCAAGCCGGTGGTTCGGTCGTGGCAACAGCTCGCGGTGGCTGTTGGCGCTGCGTGCGCAGTGGCTGTCTTCCACATTAGTCCGCCGCTGGTGATCACCATCGCTGCTCTGGTGGGGCTGGCGTTAGGCACTGGAGGTGCACTCTCATGATCCTGCTGGATCTGTTTCTCAGTTTCGCAAGGGTGGGTTTGTTCACCTTCGGCGGTGGGTATGCCATGCTTCCCCTGATTGAGAACGAGATCATCCAAGGGCGTGGCTGGCTTACCCTGGAGCAGTTCACTGACATGGTGGCGATAGCTGAGGTGACGCCGGGGCCGATAGCTGTGAACAGCGCCACCTTCGTTGGGTACCGGCTCGCTTCCGTGCTTGGCGGCGTCGTAGCCACGTTGGGGGTTGTGACTCCGTCAGTACTGATCATGCTCGCCCTCGCCATGCTTGCCCGAAGATTCGAGGAGTCTGCTGCCTTGTGCCGGATCAAGGCAGGTATGCGGCCAGCCGTCGCTGGCCTGATAGCCGCCGCAGCCATCTCAGTGGCCCGGGTAAGCCTGCGAGACCTGAAGTCGGTAGGCATTGCTGCCGCGGCTGCGGGCATGCTCTTCGGTGTGAAGATGGACCCCATACTAGTCCTCATCATATCGGGCGTGCTTGGGGTGTTCATTTTCGCCTAGTCTTGATGATCAGGATGCACGTCTTGCCTTGCCAACGGAAGATCGGGCTGAAGACCGTCTCTAGGAACCTCCACACTCTCAATACCTCCTGATGGTGCGCACTTATGTCCTGTGTCCATGTTCCATTATATCGGAACGGCATGCGGGCGTGATTGTGCTTCCGGATGTGGCTTGGTGAGTAAAGAGTCATGTTCTCAGCCCGTGTAAGTTATCGCCCGTTCGCGGCATCCTATGGGATGTACTGTGCAATGGGCAGAAAGGGGCAACACAATGATAATCAGCCTTGCAACCTTTGAGCACCTGCCGAAGCGCGTTGGAGGCCTAGCTGAGGCTGCCACATCCATAGGCGAGTCTCTCGCGCGCGACAACGAAGTCATGGTGTTCATGCCTTCCCACGGGATCCACAAAACCGAGAAGGAACTGAAGGTCAAGAAGTACGGCAAGTTCGCGATAACATCCAATGCAGGTTCATGTGATGTCACGGTATACGAGATGGACCGCAACGGAGTGCGAATGTTCCTTCTGAGCGACGAGGTCATGGATCATCCCGATGTCTACATGCCCAGGGAGACACTGACCGGGAAGATCGTGCACTTCGCACGGGCCTTTCCTGCGGCTATCAACCTCATCCTCGCCAAAGAGGGAAAGAAGCCTGATGTGGCGCACATCAATGACTGGCACTGCGTCCTCGGAGGCGCGGCTGCAAGGAAGTATTTCGGCATACCCATGGTGTACACCATACATAGGATCTGCAAGGAGAAGATCGGCGTAAGGGACATGATAGATGCAGGTCTCCGCGAATTCGTTGATGTGGACTGCGTCGAGGAGATGCCGAATGGCGCGGATCTTTTCAACCTAGAGACCTACGGATGCAAGATATGCGACTACCTGACGACAGTCAGCTACACCTATCTCAACGAGGAGTGGGACACGCTTTTTGGCCGCTATGCTGGCAAGGTCACGTACGTGTGGAATGGGATGGACTCCACCTTCTGGAATCCGTCGCGGCTGAATGATGCTGACAAGCCCAGATCCGAGAGGCGTGCCTCCCTGCTTCGTGAGAATGGGCTGGAGGATGGGCCGTTCTTCTTCTATGTTGGACGTTTCGATATGGAACAGAAGGGCGTAGACCACATGTTTGCCGCAACAGACCTGATCCTGCAGGGCAAGGTTCCCGACGCCGATCGAGTGAAGCAGGATATGAGGCTGGTCGTACTCGGATCCGGAGACCCAGTTCTCGAACAGATGGCCCGGGACATGGAGAAGAGATATCCCAGGAACGTCAAAGTCATCGTGGGCTATCTATCTCGGGAGGTAACACGCGAGTACTACGGCGCTGCCGATTTCGCGATGGTTCCCTCCAACTTCGAGCCTTTCGGACTGGTTCAACTTGAGGCCATGTGCATGGGCGCCATACCGGTCGGAACCGCAGTCGGCGGGATCAATGACACGGTGATCGATATTGACAGATCGAAGGAGAAGGCAACTGGGAAGCTGGTTCGCCCGAGAGATCCCATGGCGTTAGCAGGCGCCATGGTGAAGATGAGTGCGCTCGCTATCGAGGATAAGCCCAGGATTGAGCGGGTGAGAGCGAACGGCAGGCCACACGTGATGACGGAGTTCACGTGGGAAAAGGCTGCACAGAGGTATCTTGCCGTCTATCAGCGAAAAGCCACCATGAAACTGCCATTCGCGGATTTCGGCGGCCCATTCTAGGGCAACCGCGACGTACGGAAATGCATGCGGCGGGCGGTCCGATGATCTATCGCAACCTGGAACGTTGCATCAGGACCCCGCCTCGCCCAAGGCGACCGTTGGACCTCGCTGGGTTGCCTGACGCATACTCCACTGACGGCTGGTTACCATATAAGCGCGATTGGCGAGCAAAACCAGCAAAGATACTGGGGGCGAAGTCAGTGAGTCAGTGGGTTAAGCATCTGGTCAGGCTAGTAGTGTCGGCGCTTGTGCTGATGTTCATCTCCTTTCTAATACCGGGCTTTGCAACTGTGACCTTCTGGACAGCGCTTATCGCAGCGGCTGTAATCACGGTCCTGGGATGGCTCATCGAAACCATATTGGGACGTGCGGTGTCCCCATATGGGAGAGGAATCGTGGGGTTTCTAGTGTCGGCTGTAGTGATCTATGCTACCAAGTTCATCGTTCCAGGCATGACGGTGAGCATTCCTGGAGCGCTTCTTGCGGCCTTTGTCATCGGGCTAGTGGACATGTTCGTCCCTACCACGCTGCGCTGAGAGTTTCACGTGAAACATTCGATCCCCGCAGGCCCCTTTCGGAGACGCCGGGAGGGGTTTTTCCGCGCTATGCAGGACAACCCGGTAGAGGTGTCTAACATATGTGGGAACCATCTGTGGGAGTGATGCATCCTGGGGGCCATAGCTGAATCGAGCTTCATCAGGAATCTGATCGCCGGAACGCTATCCAGGCAGGCCCTGACAGACGCAACGGTGGGAGTGTTGTCGTCCGCAGTGACTGTCGCGATCATCATCCTTGTTTCGACTCTCATTCTTCGAATCTCCTCTCGTCTGATAGACCGCGTTTTCAAGCTGCGCGAGGCTGAGCAACTCAAGCTTCTCCGTGACACGAGGCGCCTGCTTACTCTGCGTACCCTGATGAAAAGCATCATCAAGTACGCGGTGTACTTCGCAGGCGCGATAATGATTCTGGCAGAGCTGGGTGTGAATACGTCTAG is a genomic window containing:
- a CDS encoding glycogen/starch synthase yields the protein MIISLATFEHLPKRVGGLAEAATSIGESLARDNEVMVFMPSHGIHKTEKELKVKKYGKFAITSNAGSCDVTVYEMDRNGVRMFLLSDEVMDHPDVYMPRETLTGKIVHFARAFPAAINLILAKEGKKPDVAHINDWHCVLGGAAARKYFGIPMVYTIHRICKEKIGVRDMIDAGLREFVDVDCVEEMPNGADLFNLETYGCKICDYLTTVSYTYLNEEWDTLFGRYAGKVTYVWNGMDSTFWNPSRLNDADKPRSERRASLLRENGLEDGPFFFYVGRFDMEQKGVDHMFAATDLILQGKVPDADRVKQDMRLVVLGSGDPVLEQMARDMEKRYPRNVKVIVGYLSREVTREYYGAADFAMVPSNFEPFGLVQLEAMCMGAIPVGTAVGGINDTVIDIDRSKEKATGKLVRPRDPMALAGAMVKMSALAIEDKPRIERVRANGRPHVMTEFTWEKAAQRYLAVYQRKATMKLPFADFGGPF
- a CDS encoding chromate transporter, with protein sequence MNDQQESGEVNTAERPARPWAGLWELFLTFFRIGAFTIGGGYVMVPLIQKDLVDKRQWLSKEEFVDILAVAQTAPGPIAVNTSVYAGYTLRGLRGAIASVGGCILPSIMVILVVAAAFDRISAYHLMKAAFAGIRPAVAVLIVSAVLKIGKPVVRSWQQLAVAVGAACAVAVFHISPPLVITIAALVGLALGTGGALS
- a CDS encoding chromate transporter, encoding MILLDLFLSFARVGLFTFGGGYAMLPLIENEIIQGRGWLTLEQFTDMVAIAEVTPGPIAVNSATFVGYRLASVLGGVVATLGVVTPSVLIMLALAMLARRFEESAALCRIKAGMRPAVAGLIAAAAISVARVSLRDLKSVGIAAAAAGMLFGVKMDPILVLIISGVLGVFIFA
- a CDS encoding phage holin family protein, which produces MSQWVKHLVRLVVSALVLMFISFLIPGFATVTFWTALIAAAVITVLGWLIETILGRAVSPYGRGIVGFLVSAVVIYATKFIVPGMTVSIPGALLAAFVIGLVDMFVPTTLR